Proteins from a single region of Antechinus flavipes isolate AdamAnt ecotype Samford, QLD, Australia chromosome 2, AdamAnt_v2, whole genome shotgun sequence:
- the BMP4 gene encoding bone morphogenetic protein 4 produces the protein MIPGNRMLMVVLLCQVLLGGVSHASLIPETGKKKVAEIQGHSGGRRPGQNHEFLRDFEATLLQMFGLRRRPQPRKGAVIPDYMRDLYRLQSGEEVEKEQTQNISLEYPERSTSRANTVRCFHHEEHLESIPGTRENPAFRFLFNLSSIPENEVISSAELRLYREQVDQSPDWERGFHRINIYEVMKPPGVSMPNSLITRLLDTRLVHHNVTQWESFDVSPAVLRWTQDKQPNLGLAIEVTHLQQRQTHQDQHVRISRSLPLGGKDWAQFRPLLVTFGHDGRGHTLIRHQRAKRSPKHHSQRPRKKNKNCRRHPLYVDFSDVGWNDWIVAPPGYHAFYCQGDCPFPITDHLNSTNHAIVQTLVNSVNSSIPKACCVPTELSAISMLYLDEYDKVVLKNYQEMVVEGCGCR, from the exons ATGATTCCTGGTAACCGAATGCTGATGGTCGTTTTATTATGCCAAGTCCTGCTAGGAGGCGTGAGCCATGCTAGTTTGATACCTGAGACGGGCAAGAAAAAAGTCGCCGAAATTCAGGGCCACTCGGGAGGACGCCGCCCTGGGCAGAACCATGAGTTCTTGCGGGACTTTGAGGCTACGCTGCTGCAGATGTTTGGGCTTCGGCGGCGGCCACAGCCTAGAAAGGGCGCTGTCATCCCCGATTACATGCGGGATCTCTACCGGTTGCAgtctggggaggaggtggagaaagaGCAAACCCAGAACATCAGTCTGGAGTACCCTGAGCGTTCTACTAGTCGCGCCAACACCGTGAGGTGTTTCCATCACGAAG AACATCTGGAGAGCATCCCAGGGACCAGAGAAAATCCTGCTTTTCGTTTTCTATTTAATCTTAGCAGTATTCCAGAGAATGAGGTGATTTCTTCTGCAGAACTCCGGTTATATAGAGAACAAGTTGATCAGAGCCCTGACTGGGAGCGAGGTTTCCATAGGATCAATATTTATGAAGTCATGAAACCCCCAGGAGTATCCATGCCAAATAGCCTCATTACTCGACTACTAGACACCAGACTTGTCCATCACAATGTGACTCAGTGGGAAAGTTTTGATGTAAGCCCCGCAGTCCTTCGCTGGACTCAGGACAAACAGCCTAACCTTGGGCTGGCTATTGAGGTGACTCACCTCCAGCAGAGACAGACTCACCAGGACCAGCATGTCAGGATTAGCAGATCTTTACCTCTAGGGGGCAAGGATTGGGCTCAATTCCGACCCCTCCTGGTCACTTTTGGCCATGATGGCCGAGGACATACCCTGATCCGTCACCAAAGAGCTAAGCGCAGTCCAAAGCATCATTCACAGCGGCCTcgtaaaaagaataagaattgcAGGCGCCATCCCCTCTACGTGGACTTTAGTGATGTTGGTTGGAATGATTGGATTGTGGCTCCCCCAGGTTACCATGCCTTCTATTGCCAGGGGGACTGCCCCTTCCCCATCACTGATCACCTCAATTCTACCAACCATGCCATCGTTCAGACCCTGGTCAACTCAGTCAATTCTAGCATTCCTAAAGCTTGCTGTGTGCCCACAGAGCTGAGTGCCATCTCTATGCTGTACTTAGATGAATATGACAAGGTTGTACTTAAGAACTATCAGGAGATGGTGGTAGAAGGATGTGGGTGTCGCTGA